In Rhodamnia argentea isolate NSW1041297 chromosome 4, ASM2092103v1, whole genome shotgun sequence, the following proteins share a genomic window:
- the LOC115736206 gene encoding disease resistance protein L6-like, whose protein sequence is MISYEQLEDKHQEVFLDIACFFISAEGTYPVIMWKDCGYFPTIAIRVLSQRSLIKIRDGNRFWMHNQVRDFGRYIVLQVYSRKFCGLWISEDALKLLEGKKRNEDAEALSLTSDGCNHSIASEELAALPNLRFLRVKGIDLFGNVENLLFESKMVFLGNYA, encoded by the exons ATGATAAGTTATGAACAATTAGAGGATAAGCACCAAGAAGTATTTTTGGATATAGCTTGCTTTTTCATCAGTGCCGAAGGAACATATCCGGTTAtcatgtggaaagattgtggATACTTTCCCACCATTGCAATAAGGGTTCTTTCTCAAAGGTCCTTGATCAAAATTAGAGATGGTAATAGGTTTTGGATGCACAACCAAGTTCGTGACTTTGGAAGATATATTGTTCTTCAAGTGTATTCTCGCAAGTTTTGTGGGCTGTGGATTTCTGAGGATGCCCTAAAGCTACTGGAGGGAAAAAAG AGAAATGAAGATGCGGAAGCACTAAGCTTGACTTCCGATGGCTGCAACCACAGCATTGCATCTGAAGAATTAGCTGCTCTACCAAACCTAAGGTTCCTTCGAGTGAAAGGCATTGACCTTTTTGGCAACGTCGAGAATCTTCTTTTCGAATCTAAGATGGTTTTCTTGGGAAATTATGCATAA